The proteins below are encoded in one region of Ostrea edulis chromosome 3, xbOstEdul1.1, whole genome shotgun sequence:
- the LOC125674638 gene encoding peroxiredoxin-2-like isoform X1, with protein sequence MATSVNMLLLGIVFFVVCTLSRAADDEKCQSFAGGSVFPQETRRTSGHAIQWSQAVISKPAPDFNGTAVIKGEFKDIKLTDYKGKYLVFFFYPLDFTFVCPTEIIAFSDRVGEFKKINTEVIACSVDSQFTHLAWINTARAKGGLGPLNIPLLSDITHEISKAYGVYLQDLGHSLRGLFIMYTDSTNVMLFKFLEDYLSCILTRISHFFFRGLFIIDPKGILRQITMNDLPVGRSVDETLRLVQAFQYTDTHGEVCPAGWKPGSDTIIPDPKESQKYFSKLNDN encoded by the exons ATGGCGACCTCCGTCAACATGCTGTTACTCGGCATCGTGTTTTTTGTCGTATGCACGCTCAGTAGGGCTGCTGACGATGAAAAATGTCAATCATTCGCTGGTGGAAGTGTTTTCCCCCAAGAAACGAGACGAACGTCAGGTCACGCGATTCAGTGGAGCCAAGCTGTCA TTTCCAAGCCAGCTCCAGACTTTAATGGAACAGCCGTCATCAAAGGTGAATTCAAGGACATCAAATTGACCGACTACAAAGGGAAATACTTGGTCTTTTTCTTCTACCCACTTGACTT TACTTTTGTGTGCCCTACTGAAATCATTGCATTCAGTGACAGAGTTGGAGAGTTTAAGAAGATCAACACGGAAGTCATCGCATGCTCTGTCGACTCTCAGTTCACTCACCTAGCCTG GATCAACACTGCAAGAGCCAAAGGAGGCCTGGGACCATTAAACATCCCCCTCCTATCGGACATCACACATGAGATCTCCAAGGCTTATGGGGTGTATCTACAGGACTTAGGACATAGTCTCAG AGGATTATTCATCATGTATACTGACAGTACAAATGTCATGTTGTTTAAATTTTTAGAGGATTATTTATCATGTATACTGACTCGAATATCACATTTCTTTTTCAGAGGATTATTCATCATTGATCCCAAAGGAATTCTACGTCAGATCACCATGAATGATCTTCCTGTCGGTAGGTCAGTGGATGAGACACTACGATTGGTCCAAGCTTTCCAATATACAGACACCCACGGTGAAGTCTGCCCCGCAGGCTGGAAGCCGGGAAGTGACACC ATAATCCCGGATCCAAAAGAATCTCAGAAGTATTTTAGCAAGCTGAATGATAATTGA
- the LOC125674638 gene encoding peroxiredoxin-2-like isoform X2 → MATSVNMLLLGIVFFVVCTLSRAADDEKCQSFAGGSVFPQETRRTSGHAIQWSQAVISKPAPDFNGTAVIKGEFKDIKLTDYKGKYLVFFFYPLDFTFVCPTEIIAFSDRVGEFKKINTEVIACSVDSQFTHLAWINTARAKGGLGPLNIPLLSDITHEISKAYGVYLQDLGHSLRGLFIIDPKGILRQITMNDLPVGRSVDETLRLVQAFQYTDTHGEVCPAGWKPGSDTIIPDPKESQKYFSKLNDN, encoded by the exons ATGGCGACCTCCGTCAACATGCTGTTACTCGGCATCGTGTTTTTTGTCGTATGCACGCTCAGTAGGGCTGCTGACGATGAAAAATGTCAATCATTCGCTGGTGGAAGTGTTTTCCCCCAAGAAACGAGACGAACGTCAGGTCACGCGATTCAGTGGAGCCAAGCTGTCA TTTCCAAGCCAGCTCCAGACTTTAATGGAACAGCCGTCATCAAAGGTGAATTCAAGGACATCAAATTGACCGACTACAAAGGGAAATACTTGGTCTTTTTCTTCTACCCACTTGACTT TACTTTTGTGTGCCCTACTGAAATCATTGCATTCAGTGACAGAGTTGGAGAGTTTAAGAAGATCAACACGGAAGTCATCGCATGCTCTGTCGACTCTCAGTTCACTCACCTAGCCTG GATCAACACTGCAAGAGCCAAAGGAGGCCTGGGACCATTAAACATCCCCCTCCTATCGGACATCACACATGAGATCTCCAAGGCTTATGGGGTGTATCTACAGGACTTAGGACATAGTCTCAG AGGATTATTCATCATTGATCCCAAAGGAATTCTACGTCAGATCACCATGAATGATCTTCCTGTCGGTAGGTCAGTGGATGAGACACTACGATTGGTCCAAGCTTTCCAATATACAGACACCCACGGTGAAGTCTGCCCCGCAGGCTGGAAGCCGGGAAGTGACACC ATAATCCCGGATCCAAAAGAATCTCAGAAGTATTTTAGCAAGCTGAATGATAATTGA